A window from Solanum stenotomum isolate F172 chromosome 7, ASM1918654v1, whole genome shotgun sequence encodes these proteins:
- the LOC125869674 gene encoding uncharacterized protein LOC125869674, with product MVTSWILNSLSPDLRDSLQYVNNAHELWAELEERYDQTNGCKLYQLQKEINDLVQGTLDVTGYYTKKKKLWEEMSTVDMSSQCNCGGKVKLIKVEQDRRLIHFLMGLNEMYTAIRGNILMMNPLPSMAQAFAILSQEEKQREMKPHNHTALDSTSLNAFASTHNNAEVKGLKTNYSSSKGHTGTSRNLNNTNMIRGNSSTSRSTLFCDFCRRSGHTRERCYKFLGYPPNSKFSKGKSSNSAMANVCSSETDGNHCEKDAKLRKHMPLNDQYEQLLNLLGSLQARREASNSDSMLSGVVNLTGILACYSSITEDPSLKSPLELGRAKNGLYFLCTE from the exons ATGGTAACCTCTTGGATTCTGAATTCCTTGTCACCTGATCTAAGAGATAGTCTGCAGTATGTTAACAATGCACATGAATTATGGGCTGAATTGGAGGAAAGATATGACCAGACCAATGGTTGTAAGTTGTATCAGCTTCAGAAAGAAATCAATGATCTTGTTCAAGGCACTTTAGATGTCACTGGGTATTACACAAAGAAGAAAAAGCTTTGGGAAGAAATGAGCACCGTTGATATGAGTTCTCAGTGCAATTGTGGGGGTAAAGTCAAATTGATCAAGGTTGAGCAGGATAGAAGACTCATACACTTCCTAATGGGGCTAAATGAGATGTATACTGCCATCAGAGGCAACATTCTCATGATGAATCCTTTACCTAGCATGGCTCAAGCTTTTGCCATATTGTCCCAAGAAGAAAAACAGAGAGAAATGAAGCCTCACAACCACACTGCTTTGGATTCCACTTCCCTAAATGCTTTTGCTTCAACTCACAACAATGCAGAAGTAAAGGGTCTCAAAACCAACTATAGTTCTTCTAAGGGACATACAGGCACCTCTAGAAACCTGAATAACACCAACATGATTAGAGGGAACTCTAGTACCAGCAGGTCTACTTTGTTTTGCGATTTCTGCAGGAGATCAGGCCACACCAGGGAAAGATGTTACAAGTTTCTTGGGTATCCACCCAACTCCAAATTCTCTAAAGGCAAAAGTTCCAATTCTGCAATGGCAAATGTGTGCAGTAGTGAGACTGATGGAAACCACTGTGAGAAAGACGCTAAATTGAGGAAGCACATGCCATTGAACGACCAGTATGAACAACTATTGAATCTCTTGGGATCTCTACAAGCTAGACGTGAAGCTTCCAACTCAGACAGTATGCTAAGTGGAGTTGTGAACCTAACAGGTATACTTGCTTGTTATTCTTCCATTACTGAG GACCCTTCTCTAAAGAGCCCTCTGGAACTTGGTAGAGCAAAGAATGGCCTCTATTTCTTGTGTACAGAATGA